The Lepeophtheirus salmonis chromosome 3, UVic_Lsal_1.4, whole genome shotgun sequence genomic interval acccacttcaaaatatgttttgaggCTCGTATTTCCTACACAGCCTAAACTTTTCTTGTAGtttgtaattatatacattCTTTTTGTAAATCTACCCTACTTCATGGAGATTCTCCACGTACCCCCATATGCGAATCACTAGACTTTAAGCAACTAAGATTAGTTTGCAAAACCTCAACAGTAAATGGCAAAGATAAAGGGAAAGATAAAGTACATATTGTGGAAATGAGACAATTCTGACTTAACTTGTTCatagtttgtttaaaaatatttgatatagtaTTATTCACTATTTATATAAGTCATGTAAAGATctaatagttttatattatttcgatgtaattgtaaaatatgtattgcaAATTTATAGTTGCATATCGGAAAGGGATGTTGTTGgatgatttgtttttaaaaattcatgaaatataaataattagattagTTACTACTAcgtctgtatattttttaagatgattTCATTCAAGTGTCGGCAGctcaataagtattttttagagCTGAAATTTGgtataggtatttttttaagagtacgTATCAACGAGCAATTcatcaatttccaaaaaaagtggTTTAACCTTCCAACGTAACCCGCCTTAATAGAAAAtgatcataaaatatgtacttagaGTAATGATAATATACAATAGCAAGGGGAAATCTTTGATTTCGAGACAGCTAacgagagaaaaaaacattgtgTTTCCGCTATAAGCTCCAATaattttagattattaattTAGTCGATGCACAAAATATCagttttaagataaataattaggtcttgttatatattaatgatcatGTATTTGATTCATCTCTTGAATCAAACCATATCGTATTCacaataattaaatctattccAAATgttttacaactataaaattatttcacttttgGGAAACATTCAAGGAGCCAAAGTTTGGAGTATGCTCAagaatcttattcaatttaagaataaatcattattgattataaataaaatgtttaaattttatgaataaggATTTTTGACTTTCTccaaactaataattaatttattactatagAAAAAAGAgtcattcaaaaaatccattcattttcattacttaattaatttaatttgaaattaaagtatgaaaaattagaatcaacgtaaagtttcataattttaaatctcTTCATTGATCTTcattaaaatgtacaaatcatacaaaataagaaactttcagacaaattatcatttaaaatttttttaatatgaatcgtaactagacttaggatttttgagTGATATTTTGtggacaaaatatcaaaattgagcaaattgtattttttaaaaaatgcagttttataaggataattaaaagtaattagcgctgttttatatctaaaataatcttgataaatttttctatattacaTCGACAAATCCAGTTTTTACAAAGATTTTCTTccgttaatttttcttttcgatcagtattggtagttttaaatatacaaaaatactgttTAACGTCCAATTTAGTAGTTTgagcaaatttgaagttggcTAGATCTTTGGGATTTTTTAAACAGGAAGGATCTCATCATCACCGGCCCTGAATATACGTCCACCCTTTTGCATAAATGAAAGATCAGGATTTTGCAATTTGGTgcaaaaatatttctcttttgTTTGATAATTCCAGGggaataattcaatagttaatattGGTCTAAATGCCTCAATGTGAGTGTTGTCATTATCTGGCTCCCTTGCCTAtccgatcatgtaatcataaccctgattggattatatacattgtattacCTCCAAAAAGAGCACTTAATGAAGGAAGGCTTTTGTGGGTAGATTTTGCTGtagaaatatcatcaaaagctgttgtgtaatcCAAGTAGAATCCAAatttcctcttttatttaataCCAAATTCGAGAATGAAGCAATTTTCAGAGCAAAAAGGGGAATATGAGTAAAATTTGTGAGCGATTGAGTAATTGCTCACAAATCATATGTCTAATCCTTACGCATAATTCTGTATGAAAGTGAATTAACTGCATCCTGCCGAAGGACATGCGAGAAAAAAGGTTTCTATCAAATTGCCATTTATGCAAGTTTGTttgcatataatatacatacatacttttcaTATGTAGGTCGCAAAACATACCCCCTtggttttgcaaaaaaacaaataaacaaacagtaATAAGAAACGGTTACTTACCAAAAAATTAACGTCTAATGGGACTTTAATAAcgaaataataaacattatgggtacttaaaactatattaaataaaaataacatcttCCTTAGATACTTGCTTTCTTATTTGAAGGTGTGGGGATTTTAGGGAGCTGTAGGAGTAGGCATGAGCGAtacatatgataaaatattgcaaaatatatgacaccctgacaatttgaagaatgtgttgGAGAGTAGAGTAACTTAGTTGTTATGACGTTACATTAGATAAGGGATGTCctatttgttcatataatggACCGtcttgccacttgaaatattctAATGGGATCTACACCTATTAAATGAAACAAGTCGATTCGACTTCTACAAATTGATGAGAACGTCAAAAGTCAATACAtaagacaaataaatagaaagaggGATTCATTCTGAGAGACAGCTCATATTTACAAGATTTTGGAGGAGATGTCTAACAATTTATTCGAATTTTTAACATATTGGTTCTGATACAGGGTAATAACAAACACACTTACTATGggaaatattcatagaaatactCCTGAAGATGCTCTGCCACGGAAAAATACAAAGATAAAATCAACAATCaactatttcatttcaaaagtttttatcaatttaaatgtaCGAAAACCCTCTTACCGCTGGACATGCTAAAATATGTAGAAAGTATCGGTTTGATTTGTTAACTTGGAGGTGTTtctttgttttgcttttttgtatcaaatgtttatattgtatttagagAAATTTAGTTAATCAGAATAAAGTTGTAGTACTtttgtacaaagaaaaaaacatatctcAAAATTAGGGCACATATAAGAAAGGTcgaatctaatttttcaaagccAAACTACTTTAATAAAGACCAAACTGACAACCCTGTTCAGGGATGTCCACAGTATTATATTATGTAGGGCGGGGGGCTTCgttttatcgatttttttaaaaatttctttatatgggAGGGCTAAAAATAGATGAAACCTAATTGCCcactttaatgtttttattttttgagcgtaatttattatttttgttattttttaatgtttatttatagacTGTTATAGTACTTTTGTCAGCTAAAGTGGTCTTTGTCATTGGGAACTAATTTTAAAccacaatgtttatttatatttttattgaacctCCGTCAGTGAACTGCAATATTTTACACCCCaagattcataaaatatatttttattcgtttGAATCTGGATTTTATCCCCAAAACCTTTCAGTTTCCTCCAAAGACGTTCAATCGAATTATATGCAATTCTTTATCTATCTAGAGAATGCTCTATGTAGGATTTAATcgtatattttgcaatttttaatagaggtttagtgaatttataCAACTGTTATCCTGAAAAGTTGTTCCTTTATTTTACCTTGTGATTTATTGGATTTTAAATGTcttcaattgaatttttttcctataagaTTAAGAATAACGAATTATATATCGTTTAACCTGCGTTTAACTCATGTtgttgaaattgttttaaaaacaggGATTGATTTTTTCTCGATGCTTTATATTGAAACAAGTCATTGTTTATCATGTAACTAACTAAATACGGTTTATTTTTGGGATTCCTTTATTTCTTTACTAACATGTAATtacaacatttattatattatgtataaagatataaaaatacctGAAAAGAAAGCATAAAAACATCAAGTTATAAAGTATCTTTATATGatgatacattttgaaaaagtgtCCCAAGGGTTGCTTTATCATTTAAAACAAGGATCACAGAATGTATGTCATTTGCTGAAAAAGTCATAGGTGccttaaatactttaaaaatgtattgtttgaTTGACAGAACATTTAAATGTTTATGAGTGAGGAAACATtatgtttatatgtaaaatacaaaCGTCAGAGCCGCCGTCCGTCTCTTCTCTCAACCATTGTTCATTCGTAAAGTGTTTTTGTcaattcctacaaaaaaaagaaaaaggcatCACTTTCAATCTTTATATAAACTTCAAGGGAATCCAAAATCAACCTTCAGTCAGCATCACTCACTCATTTACATTCCTTCTctttaacattgtatttctcTCTTATTTTCCATCTCACCCCTTGATCTCTCACTTTCGGCCTTCTCCCATGATCAAGCTATACCTTATGTCTTTCATTTGTGTTCTCCTCTTCCACAAGTTAGGAGAAGCAGTCCCTTGGCAGGGCTTCGAGACTGATGAACCCAACGAAGAGGAAGAGGAGTGGGATAATGGAGGAATCTTAGGAAGGACATCACGGGTAAATAAATCATCAGTCCATCATAATATACGATCCattttacttttcttataaCATTTTCAGTCTGCACCGCGAATAAAAGTCAAGGTAAATCCCTTTCCTTTTTGTAATTATA includes:
- the LOC121115448 gene encoding uncharacterized protein, producing MIKLYLMSFICVLLFHKLGEAVPWQGFETDEPNEEEEEWDNGGILGRTSRSAPRIKVKLCGIYLFSALRVACLSLLSQRSAGNFGNSHHGVTKRAGLSDQCCAHPCSFETLLSFC